The Microbacterium foliorum genome has a window encoding:
- a CDS encoding MFS transporter — translation MGENEDRARRRLSRKAPRWAVIAVLAFAGLCASFMFTLVVPLQAELPRLLNASREDTTWVVTITLLVAAVATPISGRLGDMYGKRRVVIVLLALLIVGSLVAALSGSIVGVIIGRALQGAVTGVVPLGIAIMRDILPPERLGSAVALMSATMGVGGAIGLPVAALLAENADWHWLFWLAAALGGVGLALVLLVVPEDVLRFPGRLDVLGAVGLAIGLTGILLFVSRGAEWGWTAPLTLACIIGGVGVLLIWGWYQLRTTDPLLDLRVAARPAVLFTNIAAIGMGFALFASNVTFPQLLEGPVASGSGFGLDMVSAALIVMPAGLVMMVISPLSGWLERAVGPRPLFTVGAGAIVLAYLFVLLWSSEVWHILVGNVLIGVGIGFTFAAMPMIIMRSVPARETGASNGLNALFRSVGTSSASAVMGGVLAAMSTDVGGVSVPTRAAFDLCFWLAIAAGILALVLSLFIPRQRAVEQHPSLPG, via the coding sequence ATGGGAGAGAACGAAGATCGCGCGCGCAGACGACTCTCCCGAAAGGCTCCGCGATGGGCCGTCATCGCCGTGCTGGCGTTCGCAGGGCTCTGCGCGTCGTTCATGTTCACGCTCGTCGTGCCGCTGCAGGCCGAGCTGCCGAGGCTGCTGAACGCCTCCCGCGAAGACACCACCTGGGTCGTCACGATCACCCTGCTGGTCGCCGCGGTCGCGACCCCCATCTCGGGTCGTCTCGGCGACATGTACGGCAAGCGCCGCGTGGTGATCGTGCTGCTCGCTTTGCTGATCGTCGGCTCGCTGGTCGCCGCGCTCTCGGGGTCGATCGTCGGCGTCATCATCGGCCGCGCGCTCCAGGGCGCCGTCACCGGTGTGGTGCCGCTCGGCATCGCGATCATGCGCGACATCCTCCCCCCTGAGCGCCTCGGCTCGGCGGTCGCGCTCATGAGCGCGACCATGGGCGTGGGCGGTGCGATCGGGTTGCCGGTGGCCGCCCTGCTCGCCGAGAACGCCGACTGGCATTGGCTGTTCTGGCTGGCCGCCGCTCTGGGCGGCGTCGGGCTCGCCCTTGTGCTCCTCGTCGTGCCGGAAGACGTGCTGCGGTTCCCCGGCCGCCTCGATGTGCTCGGCGCGGTCGGTCTCGCGATCGGCCTCACCGGCATCCTGCTGTTCGTCTCGCGGGGCGCCGAGTGGGGCTGGACCGCACCCCTGACCCTCGCCTGCATCATCGGCGGGGTCGGCGTGCTGCTGATCTGGGGCTGGTACCAGCTGCGCACGACCGACCCGCTGCTCGACCTGCGCGTCGCCGCCCGGCCGGCCGTGCTCTTCACCAACATCGCCGCGATCGGCATGGGATTCGCCCTGTTCGCCTCGAACGTGACGTTCCCGCAGCTGCTCGAGGGGCCCGTCGCCTCGGGCTCGGGCTTCGGGCTCGACATGGTCTCGGCCGCGCTCATCGTCATGCCCGCCGGCCTGGTGATGATGGTCATCTCGCCGCTGTCGGGCTGGCTCGAGCGCGCCGTCGGCCCGCGCCCCCTCTTCACGGTGGGCGCCGGTGCCATCGTGCTCGCCTACCTGTTCGTGCTCCTGTGGTCGAGCGAGGTCTGGCACATCCTGGTCGGCAACGTGCTGATCGGCGTCGGCATCGGCTTCACGTTCGCCGCCATGCCGATGATCATCATGCGTTCCGTCCCCGCGAGGGAGACGGGCGCATCGAACGGCCTGAACGCGCTCTTCCGCTCCGTGGGCACCTCCAGCGCCTCCGCGGTGATGGGCGGAGTTCTCGCCGCCATGAGCACCGACGTCGGCGGGGTGTCGGTACCCACCCGGGCTGCCTTCGACCTCTGCTTCTGGCTGGCGATCGCCGCCGGAATCCTCGCGCTGGTGCTGTCGCTCTTCATCCCCCGTCAGCGCGCTGTCGAACAGCATCCGTCGCTGCCGGGCTGA
- a CDS encoding peptide MFS transporter yields MSTSDTTAEKSDTRFFGQPWALVHIFGVEMWERFSFYGMQGILLIYLYFSVSEGGLGLSQAVAGGIVGAYGGSVYLSTILGAWVADRMLGSERVLFLSAIVIVAGHVALALLPGFLGVGVGLVLVALGSGGLKANATSVVGSLYDADDTRRDAGFSLFYLGINLGAFMGPILTGILQSSLGFHYGFGLAAIGMTLGLVQYSFGRRALPDEARRVPNPLPSSRYPLVSIIALAAIAAIVVLVLLGVIRADNLSTIVIIGTVVAAVAYFAVILSSRLIDGTERSRVWGFLPLFVTSVAFWSLYQQQFTVLTVYSDERLDRDILGFVMPVSWVQSINPVFIIILSGVFAAVWTRLGTRQPSTPVKFALGAMIMGAAFLLFLPFAGGGPNSTPLLAIVGILLVFTIAELLISPVGLSVTTKLAPKPFHTQMVALFFLSIALGTAISGWLVQFYDPKNEVPYFSILGGIAIVVGLGLLLSVKPVLRLMKGVN; encoded by the coding sequence ATGTCAACCAGCGACACCACCGCCGAGAAGTCCGACACCCGGTTCTTCGGGCAGCCCTGGGCTCTCGTCCACATCTTCGGCGTCGAGATGTGGGAGCGCTTCAGCTTCTACGGCATGCAGGGGATCCTGCTGATCTACCTGTACTTCTCGGTCAGCGAGGGCGGGCTCGGACTCTCCCAGGCCGTCGCCGGGGGCATCGTCGGCGCGTACGGCGGATCCGTCTACCTCTCCACCATCCTCGGGGCGTGGGTCGCCGACCGGATGCTGGGCTCGGAGCGGGTGCTGTTCCTCAGCGCGATCGTCATCGTGGCCGGGCACGTGGCCCTCGCCCTGCTCCCCGGATTCCTCGGAGTGGGCGTCGGCCTCGTGCTGGTCGCCCTCGGCTCGGGCGGTCTCAAGGCGAACGCGACCTCGGTGGTGGGGAGCCTCTACGACGCCGACGACACCCGCCGCGACGCCGGATTCTCACTGTTCTACCTCGGCATCAACCTGGGTGCGTTCATGGGGCCGATCCTGACCGGCATCCTGCAGTCCTCGCTCGGATTCCACTACGGCTTCGGCCTCGCCGCGATCGGCATGACCCTCGGGCTCGTGCAGTACTCGTTCGGGCGTCGCGCTCTGCCCGACGAGGCCCGACGCGTGCCGAATCCGCTGCCGTCGTCGCGCTACCCGCTCGTCTCGATCATCGCGCTGGCCGCCATCGCCGCGATCGTCGTGCTGGTGCTGCTCGGAGTGATCAGGGCCGACAATCTGTCGACCATCGTCATCATCGGCACGGTCGTCGCGGCTGTCGCCTACTTCGCGGTGATCCTCAGCAGTCGCCTGATCGACGGCACCGAACGTTCGCGCGTGTGGGGATTCCTGCCGCTGTTCGTCACCAGCGTGGCGTTCTGGTCGCTGTACCAGCAGCAGTTCACCGTGCTCACGGTCTATTCGGACGAGCGACTCGATCGCGACATCCTCGGGTTCGTGATGCCGGTCTCGTGGGTCCAGTCGATCAATCCGGTGTTCATCATCATCCTCTCCGGCGTGTTCGCGGCGGTCTGGACGCGTCTCGGCACCCGGCAGCCGTCGACGCCGGTGAAGTTCGCGCTGGGGGCGATGATCATGGGCGCCGCCTTCCTGCTGTTCCTCCCCTTCGCGGGTGGCGGGCCGAACTCGACCCCGCTGCTGGCGATCGTCGGGATCCTGCTCGTCTTCACGATCGCCGAGCTGCTGATCTCGCCGGTGGGCCTCTCGGTGACGACCAAGCTCGCCCCGAAGCCGTTCCACACGCAGATGGTCGCGCTGTTCTTCCTCTCGATCGCGCTGGGCACGGCGATCTCCGGCTGGCTAGTGCAGTTCTACGACCCGAAGAACGAGGTGCCGTACTTCTCGATCCTCGGCGGCATCGCGATCGTGGTCGGCCTCGGTCTGCTGCTCTCGGTCAAGCCCGTGCTGCGGCTGATGAAGGGCGTGAACTGA
- a CDS encoding GNAT family N-acetyltransferase: MRTIRDLDTVELIIDAQGLLDSIRGPERVIDAGTLRALQQSGNYVVGLFDAEGGEERMVGASIAFFGAPARRAMHSHITALRPEYRGRGWGRELKEHQRQWAFSRDVGRITWTFDPLVARNAHFFLTVLGARATGYSVNRYGIFGGGDAGDESDRLDVEWALADIAKPPAAGSVVETLEIPSDIETIRVEDPQAAHEWRTRLRAQMEGLLGSGLTLAGFDVAKGYLFTA; the protein is encoded by the coding sequence GTGCGAACCATCCGTGATCTGGACACCGTTGAACTCATCATCGACGCGCAGGGCCTGCTCGACTCCATCCGTGGACCCGAGCGAGTCATCGACGCGGGGACGCTGCGCGCGCTGCAGCAGTCCGGCAACTACGTCGTCGGCCTGTTCGACGCCGAGGGCGGGGAGGAGCGGATGGTCGGTGCATCGATCGCCTTCTTCGGCGCTCCGGCGCGACGGGCGATGCACTCCCACATCACCGCGCTGCGACCCGAGTACCGCGGGCGAGGCTGGGGCCGGGAGCTCAAGGAGCACCAGCGTCAATGGGCGTTCTCCCGCGACGTCGGCCGCATCACCTGGACGTTCGATCCGCTCGTCGCCCGCAACGCGCACTTCTTCCTCACAGTGCTCGGCGCCCGCGCGACCGGATACTCGGTCAACCGCTACGGCATCTTCGGCGGCGGAGACGCCGGTGACGAGAGCGACAGGCTCGACGTCGAATGGGCGCTCGCCGACATCGCGAAGCCCCCGGCCGCCGGATCCGTCGTGGAGACGCTGGAGATCCCGTCCGACATCGAGACGATCCGCGTCGAGGATCCGCAGGCCGCGCACGAGTGGCGCACCCGCCTGCGCGCGCAGATGGAGGGGCTCCTCGGCAGCGGCCTGACCCTCGCCGGATTCGACGTCGCCAAGGGCTACCTCTTCACGGCCTGA
- a CDS encoding HhH-GPD-type base excision DNA repair protein: MALHITGDSDADALLSDNPLALLVGMLLDQQVPMETAFAGPLKIEQRTGAADAATIAGMDPDEFLDAFKTTPAVHRFPGSMAARVQALCQEIVDRWGGDASAIWTDGDPSGAEVLDRLKALPGFGEQKAKIFVALLGKQYGFTGDGWRTAAGDYGVEGSFRSVADIVSPESLTKVREHKKAMKAAAKTG; this comes from the coding sequence ATGGCCCTGCACATCACCGGCGACTCCGACGCCGACGCCCTGCTGTCCGACAACCCGCTGGCGCTGCTCGTCGGGATGCTGCTCGACCAGCAGGTGCCGATGGAGACCGCGTTCGCCGGTCCGCTCAAGATCGAGCAGCGCACCGGGGCCGCGGATGCCGCGACGATCGCGGGAATGGATCCGGACGAGTTCCTCGACGCGTTCAAGACCACGCCCGCCGTGCACCGATTCCCGGGTTCGATGGCCGCCCGCGTGCAGGCGCTCTGTCAGGAGATCGTCGATCGGTGGGGCGGCGACGCGTCCGCGATCTGGACGGACGGCGACCCCTCGGGCGCCGAGGTGCTCGACCGACTCAAGGCCCTGCCGGGCTTCGGCGAGCAGAAGGCGAAGATCTTCGTCGCGCTGCTGGGCAAGCAGTACGGCTTCACCGGCGACGGATGGCGCACGGCCGCGGGCGACTACGGCGTCGAGGGATCGTTCCGCAGCGTCGCCGACATCGTCTCGCCCGAGTCGCTCACGAAGGTCCGCGAGCACAAGAAGGCGATGAAGGCGGCGGCGAAGACGGGATAG
- a CDS encoding glycine--tRNA ligase, with product MAEQSRLDKVIALARHRGFVFQTGEIYGGSRSAWDYGHLGTELKENIRRQWWQTFVRGRGDMVGLDSSIILPRRVWEASGHVATFSDQLVECLNCHRRFRADAVVEEVERRADRSLDGGLAVAPCPNCGTRGRYTEPASFSGLVKTHLGVVDDESGLHYLRPETAQGIFVNFSNVLTTSRKKPPFGIGQVGKAFRNEITPGNFIFRTREFEQMEVEFFTAPTDAQAWFSHWVEASWDWYLDLGIDPANLRRVDVPDGDRAHYSAATVDVEYRFGFAGREWGELMGVANRGDYDLARHSEASGQSLTYFDQATGDRYTPHVIEPSFGLTRSMLAFLVDAYREEEAPNAKGGTDVRTVLRLDPRLAPVKVAVLPLSRNERLSPLAREVADALRGSWVVDFDDAGAIGRRYRRQDEIGTPLCVTVDFDSLDDHEVTVRDRDSMAQERIPIDRLHDHLAGLLRGA from the coding sequence GTGGCCGAACAGTCCCGCCTCGACAAGGTCATCGCCCTTGCTCGCCACCGCGGGTTCGTCTTCCAGACCGGTGAGATCTACGGCGGCTCCCGGTCGGCGTGGGACTACGGACATCTCGGCACCGAGCTCAAGGAGAACATCCGCCGTCAGTGGTGGCAGACGTTCGTCCGCGGCCGTGGCGACATGGTGGGACTCGACTCGAGCATCATCCTGCCTCGGCGGGTGTGGGAGGCCTCGGGCCACGTCGCGACCTTCAGTGACCAGCTCGTGGAGTGCCTGAACTGCCATCGGCGCTTCCGTGCCGATGCCGTCGTGGAAGAGGTCGAGAGGCGTGCGGACCGCTCCCTCGACGGAGGTCTCGCGGTCGCCCCGTGCCCGAACTGCGGAACCAGGGGGCGGTACACCGAACCCGCATCGTTCTCGGGGCTCGTGAAGACCCATCTCGGCGTCGTGGACGACGAGTCGGGCCTGCACTATCTGCGTCCCGAGACCGCGCAGGGCATCTTCGTCAACTTCTCGAACGTGCTCACCACCAGCCGCAAGAAGCCGCCGTTCGGGATCGGGCAGGTCGGCAAGGCGTTCCGCAATGAGATCACCCCCGGCAACTTCATCTTCCGCACCCGCGAGTTCGAGCAGATGGAGGTCGAGTTCTTCACGGCGCCGACCGACGCACAGGCGTGGTTCTCGCACTGGGTGGAGGCCAGCTGGGACTGGTATCTCGATCTCGGCATCGATCCCGCCAACCTCCGCCGGGTCGACGTGCCCGACGGAGACCGCGCGCACTACTCGGCCGCCACGGTCGATGTCGAGTACCGCTTCGGGTTCGCGGGCAGGGAATGGGGCGAGCTCATGGGAGTCGCGAACCGCGGCGACTACGACCTCGCGCGTCACAGCGAGGCGTCGGGGCAGAGCCTGACCTACTTCGACCAGGCGACCGGCGACCGGTACACCCCGCACGTGATCGAGCCGTCATTCGGGTTGACGCGGTCGATGCTGGCCTTCCTCGTCGACGCCTACCGCGAGGAGGAGGCGCCCAACGCCAAGGGCGGCACCGACGTGCGCACGGTGCTGCGGCTCGACCCGCGTCTCGCTCCCGTCAAGGTCGCGGTGCTGCCGCTGAGCCGCAACGAACGGTTGTCGCCGCTGGCGCGCGAGGTGGCGGATGCGCTGCGGGGCTCCTGGGTCGTGGACTTCGACGATGCGGGGGCGATCGGCCGACGGTATCGGCGTCAGGATGAGATCGGGACTCCGCTGTGCGTGACGGTCGACTTCGACTCGCTCGACGACCACGAGGTCACCGTGCGCGATCGTGACAGCATGGCGCAGGAACGCATCCCCATCGACCGCCTGCACGACCACCTCGCCGGGCTCCTGCGCGGCGCCTGA
- a CDS encoding serine hydrolase → MGAHEPVEGPPLASLRRSQRTSRRLPRRAASARRSFTSTLRALEQLADAGAQVSVHVVDLDTHVHVLAGDDHVTMPVAGLGVVPLLIEVAAAFEDGSLDPLEIVERRTIDPVSTSGVWRHLHAPALPLEDLAVLAATAGDPIAVNALLQRIGHERVRDRIEALGLRRTALLDRFRDERGPDDAPQVAVGSARELAGLFSALVNSQVVDAPVSAQVSEWLSLNQDLSLVAASTGLDPFSHEHDAHGLLFINKTGRDRGVRAEAGVLAGPRAGVAYSLIVCFDDLSIAHRLRAHDAFRVLGVELMEYTH, encoded by the coding sequence GTGGGTGCTCACGAGCCTGTCGAAGGGCCGCCGCTGGCCTCGCTGCGCCGCTCTCAGCGGACCAGCCGTCGCCTGCCGCGCCGTGCCGCGTCCGCACGCAGGTCGTTCACGTCGACGTTGCGAGCGCTCGAGCAGCTCGCGGATGCCGGTGCCCAGGTCTCGGTGCACGTCGTCGATCTCGACACTCACGTGCACGTGCTCGCCGGCGACGACCACGTCACCATGCCGGTCGCGGGTCTCGGAGTCGTGCCCCTGCTGATCGAGGTCGCCGCCGCCTTCGAAGACGGCTCTCTCGACCCGCTCGAGATCGTCGAACGGCGCACCATCGACCCGGTGTCGACCTCGGGTGTGTGGCGGCATCTGCACGCACCCGCTCTGCCGCTCGAGGATCTCGCGGTGCTCGCGGCCACCGCCGGAGACCCGATCGCCGTGAACGCGCTGCTGCAGCGCATCGGCCACGAGCGGGTGCGCGATCGCATCGAGGCGCTCGGCCTGCGGCGTACCGCCCTGCTCGACCGCTTCCGCGATGAGCGCGGACCCGACGACGCCCCGCAGGTCGCGGTCGGCTCCGCACGCGAGCTCGCCGGTCTCTTCTCCGCGCTGGTGAACTCCCAGGTGGTGGACGCCCCCGTCAGCGCCCAGGTGTCGGAGTGGCTCAGCCTGAATCAGGACCTCAGCCTCGTCGCCGCCTCGACGGGCCTCGACCCCTTCTCGCATGAGCACGACGCGCACGGACTGCTCTTCATCAACAAGACCGGCCGTGACCGCGGAGTGCGGGCGGAGGCCGGAGTCCTCGCCGGCCCCCGTGCCGGCGTCGCCTATTCGCTCATCGTCTGCTTCGACGACCTGTCCATCGCCCATCGCCTGCGCGCCCACGACGCCTTCCGGGTTCTCGGCGTCGAGCTCATGGAGTACACGCACTGA
- a CDS encoding glutamyl-tRNA reductase: protein MLLVVTASHKTASFELLERLSRTPEDVASTVVDMASCVQGAVVLATCNRFEAYVEMDEPVTAAGAIGVEAVLEAVESSTGIRAEELEGAYEVHAGRRVAEHLFSVASGLESVVSGEGEIAGQVRRALKSARKEGTTSPELERLFQRASQAQRKVKNVTALGRAGRSLVRLALELADSRVVDWSTERVLLVGTGAYAAVTLATLRERGAVNISVYSPSGRAERFAAKHGIRPVAEADYARVASRSSLLITCTAATAPVLTPEHLQAPTGIAVEGCPVASHSQLVVDLGMPRNVDPAVAALEGVALLDLETISLHAPLEELQATDAARSVVREAADTFHVVGSRQSVTPSVVALRSHMFGLLEAEIARARARGDEDGRVEQALRHLTGVLLHTPTTRAHELAATGRADEFAAALSTLYGIDQAGIDQHGIDRASALSDDAATA, encoded by the coding sequence GTGCTGCTGGTTGTCACGGCGAGTCACAAGACCGCCTCCTTCGAATTGCTCGAACGACTGAGCCGCACCCCCGAAGACGTCGCCTCCACCGTGGTGGACATGGCGTCCTGCGTGCAGGGTGCGGTCGTTCTGGCTACCTGCAACCGCTTCGAGGCCTACGTCGAGATGGACGAGCCGGTCACCGCAGCGGGTGCGATCGGTGTCGAGGCCGTGCTGGAGGCCGTCGAATCGTCGACCGGCATCCGCGCCGAGGAACTCGAGGGCGCCTACGAGGTGCACGCGGGTCGTCGCGTGGCCGAGCACCTCTTCTCGGTCGCCTCCGGCCTCGAATCCGTCGTATCCGGCGAGGGCGAGATCGCCGGCCAGGTGCGCCGCGCACTCAAGTCCGCCCGCAAGGAGGGCACCACCTCCCCCGAACTTGAGCGCCTATTCCAGCGGGCGAGCCAGGCCCAGCGCAAGGTCAAGAACGTCACGGCACTCGGCCGCGCCGGCCGTTCGCTCGTGCGCCTCGCCCTCGAGCTCGCCGACAGCCGCGTCGTCGACTGGTCGACCGAGCGGGTGCTGCTCGTGGGCACCGGCGCCTACGCCGCGGTCACCCTTGCGACGCTGCGCGAGCGGGGCGCCGTCAACATCTCGGTGTACTCCCCGTCGGGGCGCGCCGAGAGGTTCGCGGCGAAGCACGGCATCCGCCCCGTCGCCGAGGCGGACTACGCGCGGGTCGCCTCTCGCTCGAGCCTGCTGATCACCTGCACGGCTGCGACCGCACCCGTGCTCACCCCGGAGCACCTTCAGGCCCCCACCGGCATCGCGGTCGAAGGATGCCCCGTCGCGTCGCACAGCCAGCTCGTCGTCGACCTCGGCATGCCGCGCAACGTCGACCCCGCCGTCGCCGCCCTCGAGGGCGTGGCTCTGCTCGACCTCGAGACCATCAGCCTGCACGCGCCGCTCGAAGAGCTGCAGGCGACCGACGCGGCCCGCTCGGTCGTGCGCGAGGCCGCAGACACGTTCCACGTCGTCGGCAGCCGACAGAGCGTCACCCCCTCGGTGGTGGCGCTGCGGTCGCACATGTTCGGCCTTCTCGAGGCCGAGATCGCACGGGCCCGCGCCCGGGGAGACGAAGACGGACGTGTGGAGCAGGCGCTCCGGCACCTGACCGGCGTTCTGCTGCACACCCCGACGACGCGGGCGCACGAGCTGGCCGCCACCGGCCGTGCGGACGAGTTCGCGGCGGCACTGTCGACCCTGTACGGGATCGACCAGGCCGGGATCGACCAGCACGGGATCGACCGGGCCTCCGCCCTGTCGGACGACGCCGCAACCGCCTGA